In Edaphobacter paludis, a single window of DNA contains:
- a CDS encoding sodium-translocating pyrophosphatase, producing MDVISLLGMVVQVQVPASPAGISGDGGAVCLWMAMGVGVVALVAAWMLARHVLCCETGTPEMRSISDAIREGAEAFLKRQYRTIGAIAVVLAILLFAGYHMSERTAPFAMKTVISFLVGAVCSGLAGYTGMYVSIRANIRTASAARGSLNKALQIALRGGAVTGLVVVALSLLGVGTLFLFFGGLTNPQTVPYQLVGFGFGASLVALFAQLGGGIYTKAADVGADLVGKVEAGIPEDDPRNPAVIADLVGDNVGDCAGRGADIFESTAAENVGAMILGAALYPVFGVKGILFPLIVLAINLIASIAGVFVVSTNETEDPMRALNRGFYLTSALALVGFAVAVYTMLDGPTVKPLWLLGCGVIGLITSFLFVWITEYYTESRYRPVQSIAAASLTGPATNIISGLAVGMETPALPVIAISAALLLSYYFGVQGLSDVAGVTDYAKGIYGTALATMGMLSCAAYILAMDTFGPITDNAGGIIEMSNQPESIRERTDKLDSAGNTTKALTKGYAIGSASLAAFLLFSAYLEEIKVIVADKVHLAGGYMPPGWSFTNINLAQVPVFVGALLGAMMTYLFSSMAIKAVGRTAQMIVKDVRDQFKENPGIMAGTLKPDYGRCVHIVTGAALKEMVMPGLLVVCMPVAVGLIFRHFSASYQATSEIYAPGTILPVPAIAGIPVNLAGAESVAGLLMVGTIAGILLAMLMNNGGGAWDNAKKFIETGQYGGKKSEAHKASVVGDTVGDPFKDTAGPSLHVLIKLLATITLVLAPLFV from the coding sequence ATGGATGTGATAAGCCTTCTGGGTATGGTCGTTCAGGTGCAGGTTCCAGCTTCGCCTGCTGGTATTTCGGGCGATGGCGGGGCGGTCTGCCTTTGGATGGCGATGGGCGTCGGTGTGGTGGCACTGGTGGCAGCCTGGATGCTGGCACGACATGTGCTCTGTTGCGAAACCGGGACTCCAGAGATGCGGTCGATCTCCGATGCCATCCGCGAAGGAGCCGAGGCGTTTCTGAAACGGCAGTACAGGACAATCGGCGCGATTGCGGTGGTTTTGGCGATACTGCTGTTCGCGGGATACCACATGTCGGAACGGACGGCTCCGTTTGCCATGAAGACGGTCATCAGCTTTCTGGTGGGCGCCGTGTGCTCCGGGCTGGCGGGCTATACGGGGATGTATGTCTCGATCCGGGCGAACATCCGCACGGCCTCGGCGGCACGCGGCAGTTTGAACAAGGCGCTGCAGATCGCGCTGCGCGGTGGCGCGGTGACCGGGCTGGTAGTGGTCGCGCTTTCGCTGCTGGGTGTGGGTACGCTGTTTCTATTTTTTGGCGGCCTGACCAACCCACAAACTGTCCCCTATCAGTTGGTCGGATTTGGTTTTGGCGCTTCGCTGGTAGCGTTGTTCGCGCAGCTAGGCGGCGGAATCTATACCAAGGCCGCCGACGTGGGCGCGGACCTGGTGGGCAAGGTGGAGGCGGGAATTCCGGAGGACGATCCGCGCAACCCAGCGGTGATTGCTGACCTGGTGGGCGATAACGTTGGCGACTGCGCGGGACGCGGCGCGGACATCTTTGAATCGACGGCGGCGGAGAATGTTGGCGCGATGATTCTGGGTGCGGCGCTCTATCCGGTGTTTGGGGTGAAGGGAATTCTGTTTCCGCTGATTGTGCTGGCAATCAATTTGATTGCGAGTATCGCCGGGGTCTTCGTCGTGAGTACGAATGAGACGGAAGATCCAATGCGTGCCTTGAATCGCGGGTTCTACCTGACGTCGGCGCTGGCGCTGGTGGGATTTGCTGTCGCTGTTTACACCATGCTCGATGGGCCGACGGTGAAGCCGCTATGGCTGCTGGGTTGCGGCGTCATCGGTCTGATTACGTCGTTCCTTTTTGTGTGGATCACGGAATACTACACCGAGTCGCGGTACAGGCCGGTGCAGTCGATTGCAGCCGCTTCGTTGACGGGGCCGGCGACGAACATCATCAGCGGGCTTGCCGTCGGCATGGAGACCCCGGCGCTTCCGGTGATCGCGATTTCGGCAGCGCTGCTGCTGAGTTACTACTTCGGCGTGCAGGGGTTGTCTGATGTTGCGGGCGTTACCGATTATGCAAAGGGCATCTACGGTACGGCGCTCGCCACGATGGGCATGCTGAGTTGCGCAGCCTACATTCTGGCGATGGACACGTTTGGGCCGATTACGGACAATGCCGGTGGAATTATCGAGATGTCGAACCAGCCAGAGTCGATCCGCGAGCGCACAGACAAGCTGGATTCGGCGGGTAATACGACCAAGGCGCTGACCAAGGGGTATGCGATTGGGTCGGCTTCGCTGGCCGCGTTTCTCCTGTTCTCGGCATATCTCGAGGAGATCAAGGTCATCGTGGCAGACAAGGTTCACCTTGCCGGCGGCTACATGCCTCCGGGGTGGAGCTTCACGAATATCAATCTGGCCCAGGTGCCGGTGTTTGTAGGAGCCCTGCTGGGGGCGATGATGACCTACCTGTTTAGCTCGATGGCGATCAAGGCGGTCGGGCGGACGGCGCAGATGATCGTGAAGGATGTTCGCGACCAGTTCAAGGAGAATCCGGGAATTATGGCTGGAACTTTGAAACCGGACTACGGTCGCTGCGTTCATATTGTCACCGGCGCGGCGTTGAAGGAGATGGTGATGCCCGGGCTGCTGGTGGTTTGTATGCCGGTGGCGGTGGGGCTGATCTTCCGGCACTTCAGTGCAAGCTATCAGGCGACCTCGGAGATCTATGCTCCGGGGACGATTTTGCCTGTGCCTGCGATTGCGGGAATTCCGGTGAACCTTGCCGGTGCCGAGTCGGTTGCGGGTCTGTTGATGGTAGGTACGATCGCCGGGATTCTGCTGGCGATGCTGATGAACAACGGCGGCGGAGCCTGGGACAACGCGAAGAAGTTTATCGAGACTGGACAATATGGCGGCAAGAAGTCCGAAGCGCATAAGGCTTCGGTGGTTGGAGATACGGTCGGCGATCCGTTCAAGGACACGGCAGGGCCGAGCCTGCATGTACTGATCAAGCTGCTGGCCACGATTACGCTGGTGCTTGCCCCGCTGTTTGTTTAG
- a CDS encoding dehydrogenase E1 component subunit alpha/beta, with protein MARNMVSNSVEKKVAEGELTPEKLVEFYRLMYLSRRTDDREIVLKRQQKIFFQISCAGHEALLVAAGMAMRPGYDWFYPYYRDRAICLALGNTVEEQLLQSVGAADDPASGGRQMPSHWSSRKLNIVTSSSSTATQCLHAIGCAEAGRYFARHPEAAAKHAGDYREFKDVKFHGDEVVYVSIGEGSTSQGEFWESLNTASNQKLPVLYVVEDNGYAISTPVEVNTPGGNISRLVANFPNFHFAEIDGTDPIASYKAMVEAVAYCRAGHGPALVHGHVIRPYSHSLSEDERDYRSAEELERDSLRDPISKMQMWLLREGILDADAINKLERRVDEEVQRAADKAVMAKLPAIESITRYVYSEDLSPMDARFATKPAATVDANERTMADLINACLKDEMRRDERIVVFGEDVADASRDEALLAGKIKGKGGVFKLTSGLQTEFGSDRVWNSPLAEANIVGRAIGMAERGLKPVVEIQFFDYIWPAMHQMRNELALIRWRSNNGFSSPLVMRVPIGGYLTGGSIYHSQSGESIFTHTPGVRVVMPSNARDAMGLLRTAIRCDDPVLFLEHKRLYRETYGRAAYPGPDYCIPFGKAEIVRPGKDVTVITYGAVVPRALQAAQKLHREKGIDVELIDLRSLAPYDWEAIAESVRKTNRVIVAHEDMLSWGYGAEIAARIGDELFHDLDAPVRRVAAMDTFVAYQPVLEDAILPQPEDLYRAMEELAAF; from the coding sequence ATGGCTCGGAATATGGTGTCCAACTCGGTTGAAAAGAAGGTCGCTGAAGGCGAGCTTACACCGGAGAAGCTGGTGGAGTTCTACCGACTGATGTACCTGTCGCGGCGCACGGATGACCGCGAGATTGTGCTGAAACGTCAGCAGAAGATCTTCTTTCAGATATCATGCGCAGGTCATGAGGCGCTGCTCGTTGCGGCGGGAATGGCGATGCGTCCAGGGTATGACTGGTTCTATCCGTACTACCGGGACCGGGCGATTTGCCTCGCCCTGGGAAACACCGTTGAAGAGCAGTTGCTGCAGTCTGTCGGCGCGGCGGACGATCCGGCGAGCGGCGGGCGGCAGATGCCATCGCACTGGTCCAGCAGGAAGCTGAATATCGTGACGTCATCTTCTTCGACGGCGACGCAGTGCCTTCACGCCATTGGTTGCGCGGAGGCAGGCCGATATTTTGCGCGGCACCCAGAGGCTGCGGCCAAACATGCAGGCGATTACCGCGAGTTCAAGGACGTCAAGTTTCATGGCGACGAAGTGGTCTACGTCTCAATTGGCGAGGGATCGACGAGCCAGGGAGAATTCTGGGAGTCGCTGAATACGGCGAGCAATCAAAAGCTGCCCGTGCTCTATGTCGTCGAGGACAATGGGTACGCCATCTCGACGCCGGTGGAGGTGAATACTCCGGGAGGAAACATCTCGCGGCTGGTAGCGAATTTTCCAAATTTTCATTTTGCCGAGATCGATGGCACCGATCCGATTGCCAGCTACAAGGCGATGGTGGAGGCGGTCGCTTATTGCCGGGCGGGGCATGGACCGGCCTTAGTGCATGGGCATGTCATTCGGCCTTATTCGCACTCGCTCTCCGAAGATGAGCGCGATTATCGTTCGGCGGAAGAACTGGAGAGGGACTCCCTGCGAGACCCCATCTCGAAGATGCAGATGTGGCTGCTGCGCGAAGGGATTCTGGATGCCGACGCGATCAACAAGCTGGAGCGCCGGGTGGATGAAGAGGTGCAACGGGCCGCGGATAAAGCGGTGATGGCGAAGCTGCCCGCAATCGAGTCCATTACGCGGTACGTGTATTCCGAAGATCTGAGTCCGATGGATGCGAGGTTCGCTACGAAGCCCGCGGCTACGGTGGATGCGAACGAACGGACCATGGCCGACCTGATCAACGCGTGTCTGAAGGACGAGATGCGGCGGGATGAACGCATCGTTGTGTTCGGCGAAGACGTAGCCGATGCCAGCCGCGATGAGGCTTTGCTGGCAGGGAAGATCAAAGGCAAGGGCGGCGTCTTCAAACTGACCTCTGGATTGCAGACGGAGTTTGGCAGTGACCGGGTGTGGAACTCTCCCCTGGCAGAGGCCAACATCGTTGGCCGTGCGATCGGGATGGCGGAGCGTGGATTGAAGCCGGTGGTTGAGATTCAGTTCTTCGACTACATCTGGCCCGCAATGCACCAGATGCGGAATGAGCTGGCGCTGATTCGTTGGCGCTCGAACAATGGCTTCAGTTCGCCACTGGTGATGCGGGTTCCGATTGGCGGATATCTGACGGGTGGCTCGATCTATCATTCGCAGTCGGGCGAGAGCATCTTTACGCATACGCCGGGAGTGCGGGTGGTGATGCCATCGAATGCACGGGACGCGATGGGACTGCTGCGGACGGCGATCCGCTGCGATGACCCAGTGCTATTTCTGGAGCATAAGCGGTTGTACCGCGAAACCTACGGGCGCGCGGCTTATCCCGGGCCGGATTACTGCATCCCCTTTGGGAAGGCGGAAATTGTTCGTCCGGGCAAGGACGTGACGGTGATTACGTATGGCGCTGTAGTGCCACGGGCTTTGCAGGCAGCGCAGAAGCTCCATCGCGAGAAGGGCATTGATGTGGAGTTGATCGATCTGCGAAGTCTTGCTCCTTATGACTGGGAGGCCATTGCAGAGAGTGTGCGCAAGACCAATCGCGTGATCGTGGCGCACGAAGATATGTTGAGCTGGGGATACGGCGCTGAGATCGCTGCGCGAATCGGCGACGAGCTGTTCCACGATCTGGATGCACCGGTGCGCCGCGTGGCCGCGATGGATACGTTTGTGGCGTACCAGCCCGTGCTTGAGGATGCGATCCTGCCTCAGCCTGAAGATCTCTATAGGGCTATGGAAGAGCTTGCAGCTTTTTGA